A single genomic interval of Anopheles marshallii chromosome 2, idAnoMarsDA_429_01, whole genome shotgun sequence harbors:
- the LOC128719433 gene encoding E3 ubiquitin-protein ligase Smurf1 has translation MNKLEYSRRNGTQKIRITILCARNLARKDLFRLPDPFAKILVEGTTQEYTTEICKASIDPRWNSHYDLFLGKNDNIIISIYNHRKLHKRQAFLGCVRIVASGIQLLRDTGYQRLELVKRSQDDPDPVKGQIIVSLMSRDSATGGNPLAIVSPAGDVRVPDDDDATDDTLIVEQQLPQGWEERSTQNGRTYYVNHYTKTTQWPRPTEPAGPLGRQTANNAATPLAVNGNVNGGGGGLPAQQQHILGSPTNTPANGVGEEPGCPTIPAGPSKSATNNSINSIQSNDSGSRRHSAEILVSSNNKENCINQQHHQQQHNGKDHSQRNGGKDVDGNGVREGLVNGNGGGTPAHNRHRNDAKSPVRIQDESILITPSSSNTSPLSEINSPITSPKQQDVSPRSGNGGREPQQVTGVTNAIGALAIDTPSAVRSPTGTNATTGGQCVVVVNGSGGGVTNFSSPNHQHSRSGGDSSVPGGGGQTHPAAKPTVPSYLPLNASNNTNGGTNNSTSNGVSNHSNSSSGPDTIGGGGTGGGGGGRSQHQHHHGTPAGESCHREGSASRYNRTRSGRHAEDPNRRRTSRDRPPRPSMGVMGGHQARSGAPFIRPAVDLPHGYEIRTTQQGQVYFYHIPTKQSTWHDPRIPRDFDTQNLTTETLGPLPHGWEQRKTASGRVYFVDHNNRTTQFTDPRINMHILQMIRRQNSTTASPPPATTTTTGSNGCSSVALSPLSGAGPQVPNGSGGSNRHAALAEAVNAITNGDAHHHSPRGATVSNNIPDLPQGLMDSADLLPKYRRDLVGKIRALRQELQLLQPQSGHCRLEVSRNEIFEESYRLIMKMRPKDMRKRLMVKFKGEEGLDYGGVAREWLHLLSREMLNPQYGLFQYSRDDHYSLQINPDSGVNPEHLSYFHFVGRILGIAVFHNHVLDGGFTLPFYKQLLNKPITLSDIEDVDPDLHRSLTWMLENNMTGVIDSTFSVENNSFGVLKVHELKPNGASVPVTEDNKREYVKLYVNYRFMRGIEQQFLALSKGFGELILSHLLRPFDERELELLISGISQIDVNDWKANTRLKQCTTDTPQIVWFWQIVESYSPEMRAQLLQFVTGSCRVPLQGFRALQGSTGAVGPRLFTIHLTADVPIQNLPKAHTCFNRLDLPMYDSYQLMYDKLTQAVEETCGFAVE, from the exons GACTGCCCGATCCGTTCGCCAAAATTCTCGTGGAAGGTACGACCCAGGAGTACACGACAGAAATCTGCAAAGCATCGATTGATCCGCGCTGGAACTCACACTACGATCTGTTCCTCGGGAAGAACGATAACATCATCATTTCGATCTACAACCATCGGAAGCTGCACAAACGGCAAGCCTTTCTCGGCTGTGTGCGGATTGTGGCCTCCGGCATTCAGCTTCTGCGTGATACGGGAT ATCAACGGTTGGAGCTGGTGAAACGTTCGCAGGATGATCCGGATCCGGTCAAGGGGCAGATCATTGTGTCGCTAATGTCGCGCGACAGCGCCACCGGTGGTAATCCGCTCGCAATCGTTAGCCCGGCCGGGGACGTACGGGTgccggacgatgatgatgcgacGGACGACACGCTCATCGTCGAGCAGCAGTTGCCCCAGGGCTGGGAAGAACGTTCGACACAGAATGGCCGCACGTACTATGTGAACCATTACACCAAAACCACGCAATGGCCACGGCCAACCGAACCGGCCGGTCCGCTCGGCCGTCAGACGGCAAACAATGCTGCCACACCCCTGGCCGTCAATGGGAACGTGAACGGTGGGGGCGGCGGCCTACctgcgcaacagcagcacattCTCGGCAGTCCGACCAACACGCCGGCTAATGGGGTCGGTGAGGAACCGGGCTGTCCCACGATACCGGCCGGTCCGTCCAAGTCAGccaccaacaacagcatcaataGTATTCAGTCGAACGATTCCGGTAGCCGGCGGCATTCGGCCGAAATACTGGTCAGCTCGAACAATAAGGAAAACTGCATCAACcagcaacaccatcagcagcagcataatgGGAAGGACCATTCGCAGCGCAACGGAGGCAAAGATGTGGACGGTAACGGTGTGCGGGAGGGGTTGGTAAATGGTAACGGTGGTGGTACGCCCGCCCACAACAGGCACCGAAATGATGCGAAAAGCCCGGTTCGCATACAGGACGAGTCGATTCTGATCACGCCGAGCTCCTCCAATACGAGCCCGCTGAGTGAAATTAATAGTCCGATAACGTCACCGAAGCAGCAGGACGTTTCGCCCCGTTCTGGTAACGGTGGAAG GGAACCGCAACAAGTCACCGGAGTAACGAACGCCATCGGAGCGCTTGCGATCGACACACCGAGCGCGGTTCGGTCGCCTACCGGCACGAATGCAACCACCGGTGGAcagtgtgtggtggtggtgaacggtagtggtggtggtgttacTAACTTCAGCAGCCCCAACCATCAACATTCGCGCAGCGGTGGTGATTCGAGTGTACCCGGTGGAGGTGGACAAACCCATCCAGCAGCAAAACCCACGGTGCCTTCGTACTTGCCGCTGAATGCGAGCAACAACACCAATGGAGGAACCAACAATAGTACATCCAACGGTGTTAGCAATCATAGCAATAGTTCTTCCGGTCCCGACACcatcggtggtggtgggacgggtggtggtggcggtggaagATCAcaacatcagcaccatcaCGGAACACCTGCCGGGGAAAGTTGTCATCGGGAAGGGTCGGCATCGCGATATAATCGGACCCGTTCCGGAAGGCACGCGGAAGATCCTAATCGACGGCGTACTTCACGCGATAGGCCACCCCGACCATCGATGGGTGTTATGGGTGGGCACCAAGCCCGGTCTGGCGCACCCTTCATCCGACCAGCAGTAGATCTTCCCCATGGCTATG AAATTCGAACAACCCAACAGGGACAGGTGTACTTCTATCACATACCAACGAAGCAGTCTACATGGCACGATCCACGAATACCGCGCGATTTCGACACGCAAAACCTAACGACGGAAACGCTCGGTCCACTGCCGCACGGCTGGGAACAGCGGAAAACGGCATCCGGGCGGGTGTATTTCGTCGATCACAACAACCGCACGACGCAGTTCACCGATCCAAGGATAAATATGCACATCCTGCAGATGATACGGCGGCAGAACAGTACGACAGCATCGCCACCACCggctaccactactactaccgGCAGTAACGGATGCTCGTCGGTTGCGCTATCACCGCTGTCCGGCGCGGGACCACAAGTCCCGAACGGTAGTGGCGGTTCGAACCGACATGCAGCCCTGGCGGAAGCAGTCAACGCTATTACCAACGGA GACGCGCATCACCATTCGCCGAGGGGTGCAACCGTAAGCAATAACATTCCCGACCTACCGCAGGGCCTGATGGACAGTGCCGACCTGCTGCCAAAGTATCGGCGCGATCTGGTCGGCAAGATACGGGCACTGCGGCAAGAGTTGCAGCTGCTACAGCCACAATCTGGTCACTGTCGGTTAGAGGTGTctcgaaatgaaatttttgaggAGAGCTATAG ACTGATCATGAAGATGCGTCCCAAAGATATGCGCAAACGGTTGATGGTGAAGTTTAAGGGCGAGGAAGGGCTGGATTATGGCGGGGTGGCCCGTGAATGGTTGCACCTTCTGTCGCGTGAAATGCTCAACCCACAGTACGGATTGTTCCAGTACAGCCGGGATGATCACTACTCACTGCAAATCAATCCAGACTCGG GCGTTAATCCAGAGCATCTGTCTTACTTTCACTTCGTCGGGCGCATTCTGGGCATTGCCGTGTTTCACAATCACGTGCTGGATGGTGGTTTTACGCTGCCGTTCTACAAGCAGCTGCTCAACAAACCGATCACACTCTCCGACATCGAGGACGTCGATCCGGACCTGCACCGTAGTTTAACGTGGATGCT TGAAAACAATATGACGGGTGTAATTGATTCGACGTTCAGCGTGGAAAACAACAGCTTCGGTGTGCTGAAGGTGCACGAGCTGAAACCGAACGGGGCCTCCGTCCCGGTGACCGAGGACAACAAGCGGGAGTACGTGAAGCTGTACGTGAACTATCGGTTTATGCGTGGCATCGAACAGCAATTTTTAGCTCTCTCAAAAG GATTCGGTGAACTGATTCTAAGCCATCTGCTTCGGCCCTTCGACGAGAGGGAATTGGAGCTACTGATCAGCGGTATTAGTCAGATCGATGTGAACGATTGGAAGGCCAACACGCGGCTAAAGCAATGCACCACCGACACACCACAGATCGTGTGGTTCTGGCAG ATCGTGGAATCTTACTCACCGGAGATGCGCGCCCAGCTGCTACAGTTCGTGACGGGTTCGTGCCGTGTACCGTTGCAAGGTTTCCGCGCACTGCAAGGTTCGACCGGTGCCGTCGGTCCACGGCTGTTCACCATCCACCTGACCGCAGACGTACCGATCCAGAACCTACCGAAGGCGCACACCTGCTTTAACCGGCTCGATCTACCGATGTACGATTCGTACCAGCTAATGTACGACAAATTGACGCAGGCCGTCGAAGAGACGTGTGGATTCGCGGTAGAGTAG
- the LOC128708302 gene encoding serine/arginine repetitive matrix protein 2-like: MDTDRATSCTPPLPAIERIPVQLAKYQQNSPSISRNAHDRKQSPPAAKSSGIDRHDGDTETRSKETTASDFAGSSLLDEKHVISAKKSSRDSSASKEPLKGKHSTADSDSAMQTKKKMKEKQDSHEHDNGKERHSRHHHRRKTGTTTNYGSDAHSSEETNELRDDERMKKKLKKRRSRSGDEKIARERQQKHSRSRSHSRRSSMSRQREDAGSKRDQRSISQPRESVPRRDETRERFNHHGRDFGFNNRRNTFRKRHFMDGKRRNGPFRARMTGPVRTGGTLSAIKYTKVNPVISWREWLVPVEEPKEKKVKYSPVTKIQPITPAIAALQEYEESEGEASSSSQSARGQGNVDRDKDRKAMDIDTPKNMKTTNRASSETEKVTQNIKKEKVSNDEQEEMGRDTFKVDCSIVKQEPLTEEDDEHVPVRKPTVEPEPVNIKPKFSCSFLDDLSSGNLMLLPDLSPDIAKEQDTFTHVDRNRRAESESPDTDDYASNWETEGLGMSPPRRTPTPLLRPAVPSPRTPERIGKESKPTVESELANGSPSLATEEKRAHLKPRSMHEEIIPLDDLLNVQNQLKTYQSKLEAMNKLKVMRKRTEDKRRSDSPDVNVPGQANEKLADEYDSFMQSLGHTGSGGDAGNEKEGSSTTSSSSSSSSSSSDSSSDSSSSSDSSNSSSSSSESDTEHDTDDEKRSGQETESQKQAIATGNDEPDESSTPPHRPNLIIPDYLLPNVTDQTQASCTKIYSIRDDSVPTGAKPLELDRDMPIKLKLPAKNRILPSSGASALLGHEDDDDANQPSTPGPATEQQSSKQTTPKEQQTSKERDKRSSRERSHNRKRSSSRRRSSRDREPKTETDSPQRKSRDLDKRSSRKDRSLRHSSRSPHRQRTRSPRNRKRSPSRSRSRSRSRSRYRSLSPSQRRPPSPRGRSPLESRAGRNMGRSRRRYSVDREWPSSRRSRSPYNGGHRRPPSPKDAPPMMGHGENQIDIITSTGVPSPNVHSPVTGYKKSLADSTISDAELECQKRKHLITDQAYAGAAYSKSGYAYYAASGEMLLDPGNGDRSVGTGSSSKTEGGDESSPKRISLDDRINNIVLGMNGTIDGAPGGKQPPPGKHHPHHLPQHMHHQHHHGYGEYPPTHDIYQPPASRHHLPPAHMNYPGGYGNQEYGAPPYGYGPPRGPPASTVGSPYYAGSRGPPPSWAPRSHPYQGYPMAFVGPPLNAIRPGMIPGDMYRPPFGTPTIPTVSASASSDANSSKSQVKQVGNVLEIVPSSTPLTSASKSSDSSTVQSDPSATTGAQGAQEAAHLAPVDSEQQQQTAASSALVTPKIFTAEELQQRNDRRQELKNKIRTEREKKRVEKNQRKERLLQEIKRLLGPKLNAGTSSSSTDASASGTGGDSVGVGAIAGGTGGSASSDEEFETIPQADLIASLSRSYDKSILKTAKPNVTGGASMSAKKTVLFADGVAPGDESSSSGEETKERSPNKLSTAKQRKKMRRLRTLKISGKKRLIDRLKQPELDEEAEDIDPELENLPIPPAPPGSPPPELQQPRCLNPPVVRMIDFREGGFHGIGLTLPGIVPPAMHLPGANGAGGIVPGMPPLPVPPVSMPVSGPVPPPAMSAGYRHTNLPPHHLLPSHLGAQRPASPHLHHHAHPPPPPHHLYHHPHGPVMVPPPHLAVYPPQPLPSSALITINASKKRPTSGTGNGVHPIESIVSTTPTPMASGSTCGAGSAMYDGTPPA, from the exons ATGGACACGGATCGGGCAACATCTTGCACGCCACCATTACCGGCGATCGAACGTATACCAGTGCAATTGGCCAAATATCAGCAGAACTCACCGTCGATAAGCAGAAATGCGCACGATAGAAAGCAATCACCTCCAGCAGCCAAATCATCCGGCATCGATCGGCACGACGGTGACACAGAAACGCGCAGCAAAGAGACGACGGCAAGCGATTTCGCTGGAAGCAGCTTGCTAGATGAGAAGCATGTAATAAGCGCTAAGAAATCGAGTCGCGATTCAAGCGCATCGAAGGAGCCGCTGAAAGGCA aGCACAGCACCGCTGATTCCGATTCTGCGatgcaaacgaaaaagaaaatgaaagaaaaacaagactCACACGAGCATGACAACGGTAAGGAACGTCACagtcgccatcatcatcggcgGAAAAcgggcaccaccaccaactacGGATCGGATGCACACAGCAGCGAAGAAACAAACGAGCTGCGTGACGATGAGCGAATGAAAAAGAAGCTCAAAAAGCGAAGGTCTCGCTCTGGGGATGAAAAAATTGCTCGCGAGCGCCAACAGAAACATTCCCGCTCGAGGTCACACAGCCGTCGCTCTAGCATGAGCCGCCAGCGGGAAGATGCTGGCAGCAAACGGGATCAGCGCAGTATTAGTCAACCGAGAGAGTCCGTACCGCGAAGGGATGAAACACGCGAACGGTTTAACCATCATGGAcgtgattttggatttaacaaTCGCCGAAACACGTTCCGCAAACGGCACTTCATGGATGGCAAGCGAAGAAATGGACCGTTCCGAGCCCGGATGACGGGTCCGGTACGAACGGGTGGGACACTGTCGGCCATTAAGTACACCAAGGTAAATCCGGTGATTAGCTGGCGGGAATGGTTAGTGCCGGTGGAAGagccaaaggaaaaaaaggtgaaatattCACCCGTTACGAAGATACAACCGATAACGCCGGCGATAGCGGCCTTGCAGGAGTACGAAGAAAGTGAGGGCGAAGCATCGTCCTCCTCGCAAAGTGCACGAGGTCAGGGCAACGTGGACCGTGATAAGGATCGCAAAGCGATGGACATTGATACGccaaaaaacatgaaaacgaCCAATCGCGCTTCGTCCGAGACGGAAAAGGTAACACAAAAtatcaaaaaggaaaaggtttCAAATGACGAGCAGGAGGAAATGGGGCGAGACACGTTCAAGGTGGATTGCAGCATTGTGAAGCAAGAACCGCTGACGGAGGAAGACGATGAGCATGTTCCGGTTCGGAAGCCGACCGTGGAGCCTGAACCGGTCAACATCAAACCGAAGTTTAGCTGCTCTTTTCTGGACGATCTGTCCAGCGGGAATCTCATGCTGCTGCCGGACCTTTCTCCCGATATAGCCAAGGAGCAGGACACATTCACGCATGTCGATCGCAACCGTAGGGCGGAAAGTGAATCACCTGATACGGATGATTACGCATCGAACTGGGAAACAGAAGGGCTCGGCATGAGTCCACCGAGAAGAACACCCACTCCGCTACTGCGTCCGGCCGTGCCGTCTCCACGTACGCCAGAACGCATCGGTAAAGAATCCAAACCGACCGTCGAATCAGAGCTAGCGAATGGATCGCCTTCACTGGCTACCGAAGAAAAGCGTGCCCATCTTAAACCGCGCAGTATGCACGAGGAGATCATACCGTTGGACGATTTGCTAAACGTGCAAAATCAGCTGAAAACGTACCAATCGAAGCTGGAGGCAATGAATAAGTTAAAAGTAATGCGCAAGCGTACGGAAGATAAGCGGCGGAGCGATTCGCCGGATGTGAACGTACCGGGGCAAGCGAACGAAAAGCTGGCGGATGAGTACGACAGCTTCATGCAATCGCTCGGTCATACGGGGTCGGGTGGCGACGCGGGTAATGAAAAGGAAGGATCAAGCACGACCAGCTCGTCAAGCAGTTCGAGCAGTTCATCGTCTGATTCCAGCTCGGATTCTTCCAGTTCGTCCGATTCATCAAACTCATCAAGCTCCAGCTCGGAATCCGATACCGAGCATGATACCGACGATGAGAAGCGTTCGGGCCAAGAAACGGAATCGCAGAAACAAGCGATCGCAACGGGCAATGACGAACCGGACGAATCGAGCACACCTCCGCATCGACCGAACCTAATCATACCGGACTATCTGTTGCCGAATGTGACCGACCAGACGCAAGCATCCTGCACTAAAATTTACAGTATTCGGGATGATTCGGTGCCAACGGGTGCCAAACCGCTCGAGCTCGACCGCGACATGCCGATCAAATTGAAGCTGCCAGCAAAGAACAGGATTTTACCGTCGTCCGGTGCTTCGGCACTGCTCGGACAcgaggacgacgacgatgcGAATCAACCGAGTACGCCGGGGCCGGCAACAGAGCAACaatcaagcaaacaaacaactcccAAGGAGCAACAGACGAGCAAGGAGCGGGACAAACGATCTTCGCGCGAACGTTCACACAACCGGAAGCGCAGTTCGTCTAGGAGGCGCTCGTCCCGTGATCGTGAGCCTAAGACGGAAACTGACAGCCCGCAGCGAAAATCACGCGACCTCGATAAACGTTCGTCGCGCAAGGACCGTTCGTTGCGACATTCGTCGCGTAGTCCGCACCGTCAGCGGACGCGCAGTCCACGCAACCGGAAGCGTTCGCCATCGCGCTCGCGGTCACGGTCGCGTTCGCGGTCACGGTATCGTAGCCTCAGCCCATCGCAACGTCGTCCACCGAGTCCGCGCGGTCGCAGTCCGCTAGAGTCACGAGCAGGCCGGAATATGGGCCGTTCACGGCGACGCTACTCCGTCGACCGGGAATGGCCGTCGTCGAGACGCTCCCGGTCGCCGTACAACGGCGGTCACCGGCGACCTCCATCACCCAAGGATGCTCCACCGATGATGGGACACGGTGAGAATCAGATCGACATCATCACCAGCACGGGCGTACCGTCGCCGAATGTTCATTCGCCGGTGACGGGTTACAAGAAGAGCCTAGCCGATTCGACCATTAGCGATGCGGAGTTGGAATGCCAAAAGCGAAAACATCTCATCACCGATCAGGCGTACGCTGGTGCAGCGTATTCAAAGTCAGGCTACGCTTATTACGCTGCTTCCGGTGAGATGCTACTAGACCCGGGAAATGGTGATCGATCTGTTGGTACTGGCTCTTCGTCCAAAACGGAGGGTGGCGATGAATCCTCGCCCAAGCGCATCTCACTGGATGACCgtataaataatattgttctCGGAATGAACGGCACAATTGATGGGGCGCCGGGTGGAAAGCAACCTCCGCCCGGTAAGCACCACCCGCATCATCTTCCTCAGCATatgcaccatcagcatcaccacGGCTATGGTGAATATCCTCCCACCCATGACATTTATCAACCGCCAGCATCCAGACATCATCTGCCACCGGCACACATGAACTACCCAGGTGGTTACGGAAATCAGGAGTACGGTGCGCCACCGTACGGCTATGGACCACCCCGTGGTCCACCCGCTTCAACGGTCGGCAGCCCGTACTATGCTGGAAGCCGTGGACCTCCACCGTCCTGGGCACCTCGGAGCCATCCATATCAGGGTTATCCGATGGCATTCGTTGGCCCACCGCTTAACGCCATCCGGCCGGGCATGATACCCGGTGACATGTATCGACCACCGTTCGGTACACCGACCATACCAACCGTCTCGGCAAGCGCAAGCTCCGATGCGAACAGTTCCAAATCTCAGGTGAAACAAGTGGGCAATGTGCTGGAAATAGTACCGTCCAGCACACCGCTTACATCCGCCTCAAAGTCATCCGATAGCAGCACCGTTCAGAGTGATCCATCCGCTACTACGGGTGCGCAGGGTGCACAGGAGGCGGCCCATCTAGCCCCGGTCGACAgcgaacagcagcaacaaaccgCCGCATCATCTGCGCTAGTAACACCGAAAATTTTTACTGCCGAAGAACTGCAACAGCGCAACGACCGTCGCCAGGAGCTGAAGAACAAAATACGCACCGAGCGGGAGAAGAAGCGCGTCGAGAAGAATCAACGAAAGGAACGGTTGCTGCAGGAAATTAAGCGTCTGCTCGGACCGAAGCTGAACGCTGGCACATCATCCTCGTCGACGGACGCATCCGCATCCGGTACGGGGGGTGATTCCGTTGGCGTGGGGGCGATTGCCGGTGGTACCGGTGGTAGCGCCTCGTCCGACGAAGAGTTCGAGACGATTCCGCAGGCCGATCTGATCGCATCGCTCAGTCGCTCGTACGATAAAAGTATTCTCAAAACGGCCAAACCGAACGTTACCGGAGG CGCTTCAATGTCGGCGAAAAAGACGGTTCTGTTTGCGGACGGTGTAGCGCCCGGTGACGAATCGTCCTCATCCGGCGAAGAAACGAAGGAACGGTCCCCGAACAAACTGTCGACCGCGAAGCAGCGGAAAAAGATGCGCCGTCTGCGTACGCTCAAGATCTCCGGCAAGAAGCGACTGATCGATAGACTGAAACAACCG GAACTCGACGAGGAAGCGGAAGACATTGATCCCGAGCTGGAGAATCTGCCGATACCACCGGCACCGCCCGGTTCACCACCACCCGAGCTGCAGCAACCGCGCTGTCTCAATCCCCCGGTCGTACGTATGATCGATTTCCGCGAAGGTGGCTTTCACGGTATCGGTCTCACACTGCCGGGCATCGTTCCGCCGGCAATGCATCTGCCCGGTGCAAACGGTGCCGGGGGAATTGTGCCGGGAATGCCACCACTGCCAGTACCACCCGTTTCGATGCCAGTTTCGGGTCCTGTTCCGCCTCCCGCTATGTCCGCCGGCTATCGGCATACGAATCTACCGCCGCACCACCTGTTGCCTTCGCATCTGGGTGCGCAACGGCCGGCCTCACCGCACCTACACCATCACGCCcatccaccgccaccaccgcacCATCTCTATCATCATCCGCACGGACCGGTAATGGTGCCGCCACCGCACCTTGCCGTGTACCCACCGCAACCGCTGCCATCGTCCGCCCTCATCACGATCAACGCGAGCAAAAAGCGACCCACCAGCGGCACTGGTAATGGTGTGCATCCAATCGAATCGATCGTATCGACCACACCAACACCGATGGCGAGCGGCAGTACGTGCGGTGCTGGTAGTGCGATGTACGACGGAACACCGCCGGCGTGA